Proteins co-encoded in one Syntrophales bacterium genomic window:
- a CDS encoding outer membrane protein assembly factor BamD gives MVSLLLTFTGCAWWKDLWGRRKMARGTPEALYAAGVEAYKDGRYKRAIEHFTRLKEQFPIHHLAIMAEIGIGDAYFSEGNYAEAELAYTDFLNLHPTNEHVPYVIYQLGMCHYKQMMSIDRDQTSTIRAVKEFEKLITRYPQSKFAPLAEQKLQECRRRLAEHEFYVGEFYFKQKKYRAAIKRFEYIEKNYPNLGLDYKTKTYLKEARERLAKEEAKTDKREIEKQQNEAKKEQIKESLLDRAAEDQRLKLPEDGRGRHTP, from the coding sequence ATGGTGTCTCTGCTCCTCACCTTTACAGGGTGTGCCTGGTGGAAAGATCTCTGGGGCAGGAGAAAGATGGCCAGGGGAACACCTGAAGCGCTATACGCGGCGGGTGTGGAAGCTTACAAAGATGGCAGGTACAAAAGAGCTATTGAGCACTTCACTAGACTCAAAGAACAGTTCCCCATCCATCATCTTGCTATCATGGCAGAGATAGGCATAGGAGACGCGTACTTCAGTGAAGGTAACTACGCAGAAGCAGAGCTGGCATACACGGATTTTCTCAATCTTCACCCTACTAACGAACATGTACCTTACGTAATATACCAGCTAGGTATGTGTCATTACAAACAGATGATGTCCATAGATAGGGATCAAACATCGACTATAAGGGCAGTTAAGGAATTCGAAAAGCTAATTACTAGATATCCACAGAGTAAATTCGCCCCTTTAGCTGAGCAGAAATTGCAGGAATGCCGAAGGAGATTAGCGGAACACGAGTTCTATGTCGGCGAATTTTACTTCAAACAGAAGAAATACCGTGCCGCGATTAAACGATTTGAGTACATCGAGAAGAACTACCCCAATCTAGGTCTGGATTACAAAACCAAAACTTACCTGAAGGAAGCAAGGGAACGCCTCGCCAAAGAGGAAGCCAAGACTGATAAAAGGGAAATCGAAAAACAACAAAACGAAGCAAAAAAAGAACAAATAAAGGAATCTCTACTCGATAGAGCCGCGGAAGACCAGAGGTTAAAACTACCGGAAGACGGAAGAGGAAGGCATACACCGTGA
- the nadA gene encoding quinolinate synthase NadA, producing MHEVELKVKIRRMLAEKDGILLAHYYQRPEVQEIADFVGDSLALSIQAARTKAKIIVFAGVHFMAESAAILSPEKTVVLPRIDAGCPLADMATSEDLERARLEYPDAVFVAYVNSTAAVKAKSDICCTSANILKVVSSLEDVRKVVILPDGNLARYCARFFPEKNIIPWPGYCPVHKRLRVEDVIKVRKMYPRAVFAAHPECDSEVLDLADFIGSTAGIISFAGETEKREIIVGTECGIFTELRKRYPEKVFISPLEDFICPEMKYTTLWDVYRALNEVSPVISISEEIAEKARWALDRMLSVR from the coding sequence ATGCATGAAGTAGAACTGAAAGTCAAGATAAGAAGAATGCTTGCTGAGAAAGACGGAATTCTCCTAGCCCATTACTATCAAAGACCTGAGGTTCAGGAGATAGCTGATTTTGTTGGTGATTCTCTGGCTTTGAGTATTCAGGCAGCACGCACTAAAGCGAAAATTATTGTGTTTGCAGGTGTTCACTTCATGGCTGAGAGTGCGGCGATACTATCCCCTGAAAAGACTGTCGTATTGCCCAGGATCGATGCCGGCTGTCCTCTTGCGGATATGGCTACTTCAGAAGATTTAGAACGGGCCAGACTAGAATATCCCGATGCGGTTTTCGTTGCGTACGTGAATTCTACGGCAGCCGTCAAGGCCAAAAGTGACATATGCTGTACGTCAGCTAATATTTTAAAGGTCGTCTCATCGCTTGAAGATGTGCGCAAGGTTGTTATATTACCCGATGGCAATCTTGCCCGCTACTGTGCCCGATTTTTTCCTGAGAAGAATATCATCCCCTGGCCGGGGTACTGTCCTGTGCACAAACGCCTCCGTGTGGAGGATGTAATCAAGGTTCGAAAAATGTATCCTCGGGCGGTATTTGCCGCTCATCCAGAGTGTGATTCAGAAGTGCTGGACCTTGCCGATTTTATTGGTAGTACAGCGGGTATAATAAGCTTTGCAGGTGAGACTGAAAAAAGGGAAATCATAGTTGGCACTGAATGCGGTATTTTCACAGAGTTAAGGAAGCGATATCCTGAAAAGGTATTCATATCACCTCTTGAAGACTTTATCTGTCCAGAAATGAAGTACACTACCCTTTGGGATGTGTACAGGGCCCTTAACGAGGTTAGTCCAGTGATTAGCATTTCTGAGGAGATCGCGGAGAAGGCGAGGTGGGCACTGGACAGAATGTTATCAGTTAGGTAA
- a CDS encoding molybdopterin molybdotransferase MoeA, whose product MITVREAQERILATFELLPTEKVGILDALGRVLAEDIWAKRNIPPRNNSAMDGYAVRFEDTKGASKKNPVILDIVEEIPAGTFPKKKIHPGQAACVMTGAPLPEGANAVVRVEDTRREGRKIFIFTEVNPNTDVRYAGEDVKEGELVLPRGTVIRPPEVGMLAALGRAFVEVHQRPVVAILATGDEIIDIDEGESPWKTISSNTYSTMAQVKECGAIPVNLGIAKDRREDLIEKLKAGLRADIIITSGGVSVGEYDLVKHVMGDMGTVQFWQIAMRPGKPLAFGTISETPIFGLPGNPVSSMVTFEQFVRPSLLKMMGFRKLFRPVIRAITTENIKKKKGFRYFLRGVVEKKEKEFYVTTTGAQGSGILKSMVKANALIVLPEERESILSGEEVEVQLLENIIDRDSQMG is encoded by the coding sequence ATGATAACTGTAAGAGAAGCCCAAGAGAGAATACTTGCAACTTTCGAGCTTCTCCCCACCGAAAAGGTAGGGATTCTAGATGCCCTGGGGCGGGTTCTTGCGGAAGACATATGGGCAAAACGAAACATACCCCCGCGCAACAATTCCGCTATGGATGGTTACGCTGTCCGTTTCGAGGATACAAAAGGAGCTTCCAAAAAAAATCCCGTTATTCTGGACATTGTTGAGGAAATTCCTGCAGGAACCTTTCCGAAGAAGAAAATCCATCCCGGCCAAGCGGCATGTGTTATGACAGGCGCCCCTCTTCCGGAGGGTGCAAACGCAGTGGTAAGAGTAGAAGACACACGAAGAGAGGGGAGGAAAATTTTCATATTCACCGAGGTGAACCCCAACACTGACGTCCGATATGCCGGTGAGGATGTTAAAGAAGGGGAACTTGTCCTTCCTAGAGGAACAGTGATCCGTCCACCGGAGGTGGGAATGTTAGCCGCGTTGGGCAGAGCTTTTGTAGAAGTACACCAAAGACCGGTAGTTGCCATTCTAGCAACGGGAGATGAGATCATCGACATCGACGAAGGAGAAAGTCCTTGGAAAACTATAAGTAGTAACACTTACAGTACCATGGCTCAGGTGAAGGAGTGTGGTGCGATCCCTGTAAACCTTGGGATTGCAAAAGACAGAAGGGAAGACCTGATCGAAAAACTCAAGGCGGGTCTACGAGCCGATATAATTATCACTTCAGGGGGGGTTTCTGTCGGGGAGTACGATTTGGTCAAACACGTGATGGGAGACATGGGAACAGTGCAATTTTGGCAGATAGCGATGCGCCCTGGCAAACCCCTCGCCTTTGGTACGATTTCCGAAACGCCCATATTCGGTTTGCCTGGAAATCCCGTTTCGTCCATGGTGACGTTCGAACAGTTCGTCAGACCTTCCTTACTCAAAATGATGGGTTTCAGAAAACTTTTTCGTCCCGTAATAAGGGCAATTACCACCGAGAACATTAAAAAAAAGAAGGGTTTCAGGTACTTTCTAAGAGGCGTAGTGGAAAAAAAGGAAAAGGAATTTTACGTTACCACCACAGGTGCTCAAGGATCGGGCATTCTTAAATCCATGGTAAAAGCAAATGCTCTAATCGTTTTGCCTGAAGAAAGGGAAAGCATTCTTAGCGGTGAAGAGGTAGAGGTGCAACTTCTGGAGAACATTATTGATAGGGACTCACAAATGGGTTAA
- the mfd gene encoding transcription-repair coupling factor — translation MAIEEILERLRSGERELHIGEIAGVGKAFLVSFLVRELEERILVVCPTEKDAQLMCMDLKFFLPGESVFLFPSLDLISSDPFLYDRQSEIKRIFVLNSLLEGSSRIVVTSMQALIQRTLPRRVFELYRRKLSLGDIIERDELVKTLMAGGYTRNTLVSSEGEFSVRGYVVDFQLPGSENGIRLEFVGDEIESMRVFDPVTQRSVEEKEGVVLIPAKEMVFSDNSKEIAIHNFRRRSEILGVQKRIRDSLMERLATSFFEINPMYHPLFYRDPDEMGDLFSYLPPGTILVVDDPWMIKRNLEKLKDEWERQRESAQTEERFFLDWEALFLSDRKIEVELTSFSRLYLESLVIGTETEGNPVFSCSTELGLNKASTNVEGGPLVHLIEKIKMWLEMGMRVIFVCGGADSVQRSIHLLKNYGLSPQEMKRDNRFVANLCGVGRRGLVEICEGQINRSTIIKDMGLVFIYEDDVFGRKLRRRRIYRSPREAFFLRSFSELKEGDYVVHRDHGIGIFRGLKRIKVEEIENDFLLIEYAEGDKLFIPVDRLEAIQRYIGPDGHVPRVDRLGGSNWESVKERVKRSIREVAEELVTIYAAREALEREPYASPDSLDEEFAALFPYEETPDQAKAIEDVYVDMESTKPMDRLVCGDAGFGKTEVAIRAAFRAVMSARQVAVLVPTTVLAEQHYVTFKERFRNYPVRIEVLNRLRSKSEQRKIIDDLKKGLVDVVIGTHRLLQKDIQFRNLGLVIIDEEQRFGVAHKEKFKRLRTLVDVLTLTATPIPRTLHLSLVGIRDLSVINTAPEGRQPVKTYVVEFDDHVIREAIRRELDRGGQVFLLHDRVRSIVPMARYVQRLVPEAKVGVVHGQMKPADIESEMVKFIHRERDVLVCTTIIASGLDIPTANTIIVNRADRFGLSQLYQIRGRVGRSREEAYAYLVVPKGISLSTDAAKRLKILMEFSEPGSGFRIAASDLELRGAGDLLGLAQSGHVSAVGYELYTELMEKALKELRGLSQPEEEFRPEIHIGVSAFIPSDYVEDERQRLSMYKRISMAQSEAEIEELKREMLDCFGCIPEEVENLLNVIRIRNELMKIGGKRLVCNRNQLTITLSSNSPIEPKRLMSLARDELKGLRLSPDYALTVPIGYVEGRNVCEKVFSVLRLVNVRAKVFQRQKEGLVV, via the coding sequence ATGGCAATCGAAGAGATACTGGAGCGTCTGCGATCAGGGGAAAGGGAACTCCATATCGGTGAGATAGCGGGAGTAGGAAAGGCGTTTCTTGTTTCATTTCTCGTCCGTGAGCTTGAAGAGAGAATTTTAGTGGTATGTCCCACGGAAAAAGATGCTCAGTTAATGTGCATGGATCTAAAGTTCTTTTTACCAGGGGAATCCGTTTTTTTATTTCCTTCCCTGGATCTAATCTCAAGCGATCCTTTCCTGTACGATCGCCAAAGTGAGATCAAAAGAATTTTTGTTCTCAATTCCCTATTGGAAGGTAGTTCTCGGATAGTTGTCACCTCTATGCAGGCGTTGATACAGAGAACATTGCCCCGTCGAGTTTTTGAGTTATACCGAAGAAAACTCTCGCTTGGAGATATCATCGAAAGAGATGAATTAGTGAAAACGCTCATGGCTGGTGGATACACAAGAAATACCCTCGTTTCTTCAGAAGGTGAGTTTAGCGTCAGAGGGTACGTTGTAGATTTCCAGCTACCTGGGTCAGAAAATGGAATTAGACTGGAATTCGTTGGAGATGAGATTGAATCAATGAGGGTTTTTGACCCGGTGACACAGAGATCTGTGGAGGAAAAAGAAGGGGTTGTGCTTATTCCCGCGAAAGAAATGGTTTTTTCGGATAATAGTAAAGAAATTGCCATCCACAACTTTCGCAGAAGGTCGGAGATTCTGGGTGTCCAAAAGCGTATACGTGATTCATTGATGGAAAGACTTGCTACCTCTTTTTTTGAAATTAATCCTATGTACCATCCCCTGTTTTATAGAGACCCCGATGAAATGGGGGACCTTTTTTCATATCTGCCCCCAGGTACCATTCTTGTCGTGGACGATCCGTGGATGATTAAGAGAAACCTGGAGAAGCTTAAGGACGAATGGGAACGGCAACGTGAAAGTGCCCAAACGGAAGAGAGGTTTTTCCTAGATTGGGAGGCGCTCTTTTTAAGTGACAGAAAAATAGAAGTGGAGCTCACCTCATTTTCGCGTTTGTATCTAGAGAGTTTGGTAATAGGTACGGAGACGGAAGGAAACCCCGTTTTCTCTTGCTCAACTGAGCTTGGGTTAAACAAGGCTTCAACAAATGTGGAAGGTGGACCGCTAGTCCATCTCATAGAAAAGATAAAAATGTGGTTGGAGATGGGAATGCGGGTGATTTTTGTATGTGGTGGTGCTGACTCGGTACAACGGTCGATTCATCTGTTGAAGAATTATGGTCTTTCCCCTCAGGAGATGAAGAGGGATAACCGCTTTGTAGCAAATCTTTGTGGGGTGGGGAGAAGGGGTTTGGTGGAGATCTGTGAGGGACAAATAAACCGAAGCACCATAATCAAGGACATGGGCCTTGTTTTCATCTATGAGGATGATGTCTTTGGTAGAAAGTTGAGGAGACGGAGGATTTATAGATCTCCTCGAGAGGCTTTTTTCCTAAGATCTTTTTCGGAGTTGAAAGAGGGAGATTATGTTGTTCACAGAGATCATGGTATTGGTATCTTCAGGGGGCTGAAGAGAATAAAGGTTGAAGAAATAGAAAACGATTTTCTCCTCATTGAATATGCGGAGGGTGATAAGTTGTTTATCCCCGTGGACCGATTGGAGGCCATTCAGAGGTATATAGGTCCGGATGGTCATGTGCCACGTGTGGACCGCCTCGGGGGTAGCAATTGGGAAAGCGTGAAGGAACGTGTTAAGAGGTCTATTAGAGAAGTCGCTGAAGAGTTGGTGACTATATATGCTGCAAGGGAAGCTCTGGAGAGGGAGCCGTATGCTTCACCTGATAGCCTTGATGAGGAGTTCGCAGCGCTTTTTCCATATGAGGAAACACCCGATCAAGCAAAGGCCATAGAGGATGTTTATGTAGACATGGAGTCAACAAAACCAATGGATCGCCTAGTTTGTGGTGACGCCGGATTTGGAAAGACAGAAGTGGCAATTAGAGCTGCGTTTAGAGCCGTTATGAGCGCACGGCAGGTAGCGGTACTTGTTCCCACCACTGTCCTTGCTGAACAGCATTACGTGACGTTCAAAGAGCGATTCCGGAATTACCCTGTGAGGATTGAGGTGCTAAACAGGCTTAGGTCTAAGTCTGAACAGAGAAAAATTATTGACGATCTAAAAAAGGGATTAGTCGATGTTGTTATTGGAACTCATCGTCTGCTGCAAAAAGATATTCAATTTCGTAATTTGGGTCTTGTTATCATAGATGAAGAACAGCGTTTTGGAGTGGCTCACAAAGAAAAATTTAAGAGGTTGAGAACCCTTGTAGACGTTCTGACCTTAACGGCCACACCCATTCCCAGGACTCTTCATCTTTCACTGGTAGGAATCAGGGATCTCTCGGTGATCAACACAGCACCGGAGGGTCGTCAGCCCGTAAAGACATACGTTGTAGAGTTTGACGATCACGTGATCAGAGAGGCTATTCGACGGGAGCTCGACCGAGGCGGGCAGGTGTTTCTGCTGCACGACAGAGTCCGATCAATAGTACCAATGGCCCGTTACGTGCAGCGTCTCGTACCTGAGGCCAAAGTAGGCGTCGTGCATGGGCAAATGAAACCCGCGGATATCGAGAGTGAGATGGTGAAGTTTATCCACAGAGAGAGGGATGTGCTTGTCTGTACCACAATTATCGCTTCTGGTTTGGATATTCCAACGGCCAACACAATAATAGTTAACAGAGCTGATCGTTTCGGGCTTTCCCAGTTGTACCAGATAAGGGGTCGAGTGGGACGGTCTAGGGAAGAGGCTTATGCATACCTCGTTGTGCCCAAGGGGATTTCTCTTTCCACAGATGCTGCGAAGAGATTGAAGATTTTAATGGAGTTTTCTGAACCTGGTTCTGGATTCAGGATCGCTGCTAGTGATTTGGAGTTGAGAGGTGCTGGAGATCTACTTGGTTTGGCTCAGTCTGGGCATGTATCGGCTGTGGGTTACGAGTTATACACTGAACTTATGGAGAAGGCTCTTAAGGAGTTGAGGGGTTTGTCCCAGCCGGAAGAAGAATTCCGGCCCGAGATTCACATTGGGGTATCCGCTTTTATTCCTTCGGATTACGTGGAGGACGAGAGACAACGTCTTTCAATGTACAAGAGGATCTCTATGGCACAATCGGAGGCGGAAATCGAAGAGTTAAAGCGGGAAATGTTGGATTGCTTCGGGTGTATACCGGAGGAGGTGGAAAACCTGTTAAACGTGATTCGCATTCGCAACGAACTTATGAAGATAGGGGGGAAGAGATTGGTGTGCAATAGAAACCAGCTCACTATTACTCTTTCCTCAAATAGCCCTATTGAACCAAAAAGGTTGATGTCTCTGGCGAGGGATGAGCTGAAAGGATTGCGTCTCAGCCCAGATTATGCGTTGACGGTTCCTATCGGATATGTCGAAGGGCGCAACGTGTGCGAGAAGGTATTTTCGGTGCTAAGATTGGTGAATGTTCGTGCTAAAGTGTTCCAACGTCAAAAGGAGGGGTTAGTTGTTTGA
- the trxA gene encoding thioredoxin — MKGETPLVVTDQSFDREILKADKPALVDFWAPWCGPCRMLAPTIEQIAQEYGDRIIVSKLNVDENPVTTSKYGIRSIPTLILFKDGAPVDGVIGVVPKDKIEAMIKKVL, encoded by the coding sequence ATGAAAGGGGAAACCCCTCTCGTAGTGACTGATCAGAGTTTCGATAGAGAGATACTCAAAGCCGATAAACCGGCGCTTGTTGACTTCTGGGCTCCGTGGTGCGGTCCATGCAGAATGCTTGCACCCACCATTGAACAAATCGCTCAGGAATACGGTGATCGCATCATAGTCTCCAAATTGAATGTGGACGAAAATCCAGTTACTACGTCGAAATACGGTATCCGGAGCATCCCTACCCTTATCCTTTTTAAAGATGGGGCCCCCGTTGACGGAGTGATTGGTGTGGTACCCAAAGACAAGATCGAGGCGATGATAAAAAAGGTACTTTAA
- a CDS encoding AAA family ATPase — MDRIITAMSNPAFYPHNPESVDVVQTHISFIFLAGDEVYKVKKPVDFGFLDFTTLEKRRFFCEEELRLNRRLAPSVYLDVVPVTEQGGSLSLSGAGQVVEYALRMRRLPEERMLKKLLNREDFDPSVMDVIAEKLASFHRDAATGEQVNVYGSLDTIRRNHEENFYQTEKYRDITIPSITFRFIKCYAYSFMEEKKELFEKRVRDGRIREGHGDLHLEHIIVADEEVVIFDCIEFNERFRCADVVADVAFLAMDLDYNGYPSFGDRFVKAYVNASGDGELNTLLDFYKCYYAYVRGKVVSFKLDDPHVDDREKERDLEVAQRYFDLAYTYAARMDVPVLVVMAGLMGTGKSVLAERIGKRIGAEVIRSDVLRKEMFSIPLTEHRLDPFGEGLYTEDISKRVYARALERALSTLSRGKSVIIDASYKRAEERKKVSKAAETMGVKCFVVECLCPEETVKSRLESRMRTSSDASDGRWEIFEAQKKDFEPVREFPSSLHIRVDTSQSIERCEELVLTRLKGWVEL; from the coding sequence TTGGACAGGATAATTACCGCGATGAGTAACCCAGCGTTTTATCCTCACAACCCGGAGAGTGTTGATGTAGTTCAGACCCATATCTCTTTCATATTTCTCGCGGGTGATGAGGTTTATAAGGTAAAAAAGCCAGTGGATTTTGGTTTTCTTGATTTCACCACTTTGGAGAAGAGACGTTTCTTCTGTGAGGAGGAGTTGCGATTGAACAGGCGATTGGCCCCTTCTGTGTATCTCGATGTGGTACCTGTGACCGAACAAGGGGGTTCACTTAGTCTGAGCGGTGCGGGGCAGGTGGTGGAGTATGCGTTGCGCATGAGGCGTCTTCCTGAGGAGAGAATGCTGAAGAAGCTTTTGAACCGTGAGGATTTTGATCCCTCTGTGATGGATGTTATAGCGGAAAAGCTCGCGTCTTTTCACAGGGATGCAGCGACGGGAGAGCAGGTAAATGTTTATGGAAGCTTGGATACGATTCGAAGGAATCACGAAGAGAATTTCTACCAGACTGAGAAATATCGAGATATAACCATACCTTCAATCACTTTCCGTTTTATAAAATGTTACGCTTACTCATTCATGGAAGAAAAAAAGGAACTTTTTGAGAAAAGGGTTAGGGATGGTCGCATCAGGGAGGGACATGGAGATCTCCATTTGGAGCACATTATAGTGGCCGACGAGGAGGTTGTTATATTTGATTGCATAGAGTTCAATGAGCGTTTTCGCTGCGCGGATGTTGTTGCTGACGTGGCCTTTCTTGCGATGGATTTAGATTATAACGGTTATCCCTCGTTTGGTGATCGGTTTGTGAAGGCGTACGTAAATGCAAGTGGTGATGGAGAGCTTAACACTCTGCTGGATTTCTACAAGTGCTACTATGCATACGTTCGTGGCAAGGTGGTAAGCTTCAAGCTAGACGATCCTCACGTGGATGACCGGGAGAAGGAAAGAGATCTTGAGGTGGCCCAGAGGTATTTTGATCTCGCGTATACCTATGCGGCTCGCATGGATGTTCCCGTGCTTGTCGTAATGGCGGGATTGATGGGAACGGGAAAAAGCGTACTAGCCGAAAGAATAGGGAAGAGGATCGGTGCGGAAGTAATAAGAAGCGATGTTTTGAGGAAGGAGATGTTTTCTATTCCGTTAACAGAACACCGTCTGGATCCCTTTGGAGAGGGGTTATACACAGAAGACATCTCTAAACGAGTTTATGCCCGTGCCCTTGAGCGGGCTCTATCCACGTTGTCGAGAGGTAAGTCGGTAATTATCGACGCTTCATATAAGAGGGCAGAGGAGAGGAAAAAGGTTTCAAAAGCAGCGGAAACTATGGGTGTAAAGTGTTTCGTTGTGGAATGTTTGTGTCCGGAAGAGACGGTAAAGTCGAGATTGGAATCTCGGATGAGGACCTCTTCTGATGCTTCAGATGGACGCTGGGAGATCTTCGAAGCGCAGAAAAAGGATTTTGAACCAGTTCGAGAATTTCCGTCATCGCTTCACATTAGAGTTGATACATCACAGTCCATAGAAAGATGCGAAGAGCTTGTACTTACCCGTTTGAAGGGATGGGTTGAGTTATAA
- the speE gene encoding polyamine aminopropyltransferase → MHLWFTESDIRSFGPLFKVKRTLCLVESKFQKIAVYETPELGRLLVIDGLVMSCEYDEFAYHEMLAHVPLYVHPNPKYVLIIGGGDGGTLREVVKHETVEKVDLVEIDEEVIKITREFLPGLASAFDHPKVTICIMDGYEYVKCARNLYDVILVDGSDPVGPAERLFSQEFFELCRRILNDEGVFVSQTESPYDVNLKAHVPVIFSRLRAVFPRTMMYLANVSTYPSGLWSFAFSSDRYDPIEDFRKDRFERDGLVLKYYNADIHRAAFVLPNFVREIIGSK, encoded by the coding sequence ATGCATCTCTGGTTTACTGAAAGTGATATAAGGAGTTTTGGTCCTTTGTTTAAAGTAAAAAGAACACTTTGCCTTGTGGAGAGTAAGTTTCAGAAGATAGCCGTTTACGAGACACCTGAATTGGGACGTCTACTCGTTATTGATGGATTGGTTATGAGTTGTGAGTACGATGAGTTTGCCTATCATGAAATGTTGGCTCACGTACCTCTCTATGTACATCCCAACCCGAAATATGTCCTGATTATCGGTGGAGGTGATGGAGGAACGTTGAGAGAGGTTGTTAAACATGAGACGGTTGAAAAGGTGGATCTCGTGGAGATAGATGAGGAAGTGATAAAAATAACCAGAGAGTTTCTCCCAGGTCTCGCATCTGCCTTTGATCATCCTAAGGTCACCATCTGTATAATGGATGGCTATGAGTATGTAAAATGTGCCCGTAATCTGTATGATGTAATACTGGTGGACGGATCCGATCCGGTTGGACCGGCGGAGAGACTTTTTTCGCAGGAGTTCTTTGAATTATGTCGCCGGATACTGAATGATGAAGGGGTCTTTGTGTCTCAGACAGAAAGTCCATATGATGTGAATCTAAAAGCACACGTGCCGGTTATATTCAGCCGTTTGAGGGCCGTTTTCCCCAGAACCATGATGTATCTTGCCAATGTGTCCACCTATCCATCGGGATTGTGGTCTTTTGCCTTCTCTTCTGACCGGTATGATCCAATTGAAGATTTTCGGAAAGATCGTTTTGAGAGGGATGGGCTTGTCCTTAAATACTACAATGCGGATATACACAGAGCTGCATTTGTATTACCAAATTTTGTCAGAGAGATAATAGGGAGCAAGTGA
- a CDS encoding MBL fold metallo-hydrolase: MPKIFHDPKDDLVIGKLTASFFGLKLDVYIYYVEGTLIDTGPSNLSRDIKKFLTTFRPNQVIITHLHEDHCGLGYWINDVYPEVPIYVSPLRIEETEIESPLPLYRRLFWGRRLPFKALAHPEFLETKSHRLHVIHVGGHSYDHVVIHEPCRGWLFVGDLFLTTKPISIFHEENAADMIKALEKILSLDFTHLFCSHRGPYTKGRELIQKKKEYLEDLQVKVQDLKRKGFTIEEIDRILFPQKTLATYISRGEWSSLNVIKTL, from the coding sequence ATGCCTAAAATCTTTCACGACCCGAAGGATGATCTTGTAATCGGAAAACTCACAGCAAGTTTTTTTGGTTTAAAACTTGATGTCTACATTTACTACGTTGAGGGAACTCTAATCGACACAGGTCCTTCAAATCTCTCCCGGGATATAAAAAAATTCCTCACCACATTTAGACCTAATCAGGTCATAATAACGCATCTTCATGAAGATCACTGTGGGCTGGGATACTGGATAAACGATGTTTACCCAGAAGTCCCCATCTACGTTAGTCCTCTAAGAATTGAGGAAACAGAGATCGAAAGTCCCCTTCCACTTTACAGGCGTCTATTCTGGGGAAGGAGACTACCTTTTAAAGCTCTTGCCCACCCGGAGTTTTTGGAAACTAAGAGTCACCGCCTCCATGTGATACATGTAGGCGGTCACAGTTACGACCATGTTGTAATTCACGAACCATGCAGGGGATGGCTATTCGTTGGCGATCTTTTTCTCACCACAAAACCCATTTCGATATTTCATGAAGAAAATGCAGCTGATATGATAAAAGCTCTGGAAAAGATACTCTCACTTGACTTTACTCACCTTTTCTGCTCTCACAGAGGTCCTTACACTAAAGGTCGGGAATTAATCCAAAAGAAAAAAGAGTACCTTGAGGATTTGCAGGTTAAAGTCCAAGATCTTAAACGGAAAGGATTTACGATAGAAGAAATAGATCGCATTTTATTTCCCCAAAAGACCCTCGCTACATACATTTCGAGAGGTGAATGGTCCTCTCTCAATGTGATAAAAACCCTCTGA
- a CDS encoding MTAP family purine nucleoside phosphorylase: MRRLGIISGTIALWQDRIAREFERRVIETPYGITPVWFSADVAIVARHVEESGRVYVLPHRINHPANLAALKSLGVTEVVGLNSVGSLKLDITPGSVVVPHDFVMLYPGPTIATDAPLHILPVLSERVREKCLKAANLCGIEVVSKGVYWQTPGPRLETKAEIAMMANIADVVGMTMASEAIIAREMEIEYASLCSVDNYAHGIVEEALSLETILENSRRNAQRIATIIERYIEMMR; the protein is encoded by the coding sequence ATGAGACGCTTGGGAATCATATCTGGTACCATTGCCCTCTGGCAAGATAGAATCGCACGGGAATTTGAACGAAGGGTAATTGAAACCCCCTATGGAATTACTCCTGTATGGTTCTCGGCAGATGTAGCAATAGTGGCACGCCATGTCGAAGAGTCAGGTCGTGTCTATGTCCTGCCTCATAGGATAAATCACCCAGCGAATCTGGCGGCCCTTAAATCGCTTGGTGTTACTGAAGTGGTGGGTTTGAACTCCGTTGGTTCTCTCAAATTGGATATTACACCTGGCTCTGTTGTTGTGCCCCACGATTTTGTTATGCTTTACCCGGGACCAACCATAGCTACGGATGCTCCATTACATATCCTTCCAGTTTTGAGTGAGAGAGTGAGGGAGAAGTGTCTTAAGGCGGCGAACCTCTGTGGCATTGAGGTGGTTTCCAAAGGTGTTTACTGGCAGACACCGGGGCCAAGACTGGAGACAAAGGCAGAAATAGCAATGATGGCAAATATAGCCGATGTTGTGGGAATGACTATGGCTTCCGAAGCGATTATCGCGAGGGAGATGGAGATAGAATATGCTTCACTCTGCTCCGTGGATAACTACGCTCACGGTATTGTTGAAGAGGCTCTGTCATTGGAGACAATTCTTGAAAACAGCAGAAGGAATGCCCAAAGAATTGCCACTATCATTGAAAGGTACATAGAGATGATGCGTTAA